One Notolabrus celidotus isolate fNotCel1 chromosome 18, fNotCel1.pri, whole genome shotgun sequence DNA window includes the following coding sequences:
- the trub1 gene encoding probable tRNA pseudouridine synthase 1, which produces MAGNISNTATPITSCLSKLQSVNGLFAIYKKKGPTSADVLNTLKETLLKEAGVKNPNPRKRKKQSLKMGHGGTLDSSACGVLVVGVGNGTKMLSTMLAGSKKYVAVGELGKATDTLDASGSVVLEKDFEHVTRSDFEEKLKAFTGDIMQVPPLYSALKQDGQRLSVMLMKGQKVEAKPARPVTVYNLTLQEFKPPLFTLDIECGGGFYVRSLVDDLGKALSSCAHVKELTRTKQGQFTLEEHALPEEKWTLEQILQTLQPCSEAEPGGKKVPKTDT; this is translated from the exons ATGGCAGGAAATATCAGCAACACCGCAACCCCAATCACCAGCTGTCTTTCTAAACTACAGTCTGTAAATGGATTGTTTGCAATCTACAAAAAGAAAGGACCGACCTCTGCAGATGTGCTGAACACGCTCAAAGAAACTTTACTGAAAG AGGCTGGTGTGAAGAACCCCAACccgaggaagaggaagaagcagaGCCTGAAGATGGGGCACGGAGGGACGCTGGACAGCTCTGCCTGCGGGGTGTTAG TTGTTGGTGTTGGGAATGGCACAAAGATGCTCAGCACCATGTTGGCTGGTTCAAAG AAATATGTTGCTGTGGGGGAACTGGGAAAAGCAACAGATACTCTTGATGCCAGCGGCAGTGTGGTTCTGGAGAAAGACTTTG AACACGTCACCAGGTCAGACTTTGAGGAGAAGTTAAAAGCTTTCACTGGTGACATCATGCAAGTTCCTCCACT CTACTCGGCTCTGAAACAAGACGGCCAGCGTCTGTCTGTCATGCTGATGAAAGGTCAGAAAGTTGAAGCCAAACCAGCCAGACCAGTGACGGTGTACAACCTCACCCTGCAGGAGTTCAAGCCCCCCCTCTTCACTCTGG ATATCGAGTGTGGAGGTGGATTCTACGTTAGGAGCTTGGTGGACGATCTGGGAAAAG ctctgtcaTCGTGCGCTCATGTGAAGGAACTGACCCGGACCAAGCAGGGTCAGTTCACCCTGGAGGAGCACGCCTTACCCGAGGAGAAGTGGACGCTTGAACAGATCCTGCAGACTCTGCAGCCCTGCTCAGAGGCTGAGCCGGGTGGGAAGAAAGTTCCAAAAACTGACACCTGA